The Fuscovulum sp. sequence CCGTCCAGGTGCCGGTATAGCCGTCGCCCTTGATGGTGCCGTCGGCGGCGTAAAACTCGGTATAGGCCCCGGATTCGACCATGGAGCCCTGCACCGTCTTGTCGGCAATGGCGGCCTTGATGGCATCGCCGGTGGCGAGGTCTTGGGCGAAGGCGGGAAGGGCGAGGAAGAGCGAGGCAAAAGCGGCACGAAGATACATGTGGGATTTCCCTTTTGTTAACCCACGGGGAAGGTAGTGCCGAACGGCCTGCGTCAAGATGCCCTAGAGATCGGCAGGCAGCGGCACGCCCAGACGGGCGGCCAAGGTTTCCAGCGTGGCGCGCGTGGCCTGCGGCCAATCGGCCGCGCGGGCAAGGTAAAGCACCGCCTGCGACTGGTGGATCAGCGCATCGGACAGCACCTTGAGGTGGTTGGCGCGCAGCGTTTCCCCGGTTGAGGTGATGTCGGCAATCGCCTCGGCCGTCAGGTTCTTGACGGTGCCCTCTGTTGCGCCCTGGCTATCGACCAGTTGGTAATCTGCGACGCCGTGGGTGGTGAGGAAATCGCGCACCAGACGGTGGTATTTCGTGGCGATGCGCAGGCGGTGGCCATGCGCGGCGCGAAAGGCAGAGGCGGCAGCATCAAGATCATCCAGCGTGTCGACGTCGATCCAGGCCACGGGAACGGCGATGATCAGATCGGCATGGCCAAAGCCGAGCGGCGCCAGTTCCGCCACCTGTGCGGGCCAGTCGGCCAGCTTGTCGCGCACGAGGTCGGACCCGGTCACGCCAAGGTGGATGCGGCCTGCCGACAGTTCACGCGGGATTTCGCCCGCGGACAG is a genomic window containing:
- the hisG gene encoding ATP phosphoribosyltransferase is translated as MMLKIGVPSKGRLMEKTFDWFGTRGITMRQTGNDREYSGAVEGIDGIELVLLSAGEIPRELSAGRIHLGVTGSDLVRDKLADWPAQVAELAPLGFGHADLIIAVPVAWIDVDTLDDLDAAASAFRAAHGHRLRIATKYHRLVRDFLTTHGVADYQLVDSQGATEGTVKNLTAEAIADITSTGETLRANHLKVLSDALIHQSQAVLYLARAADWPQATRATLETLAARLGVPLPADL